A window from gamma proteobacterium SS-5 encodes these proteins:
- a CDS encoding cyclic nucleotide-binding/CBS domain-containing protein: MEIELEEIRDFLAQRPPFDHLPDAALDLLLGEMSIRYLRRTSQVPPEGDTGDFLYLVRKGALEVHDSTGKLMEKLGEGDYFIPYCDNPDSERLQANAEEDTLVYLAPCDVLKRLRSSSPEFDHFFSAGTNERLRLAIHQITDDGGLNNSSLMNISAAELFESRVVQTSPDSTVLQAAQIMTEHGVSSLLITADDRLVGIVTDKDLRRRFICQRLAYDTPIEQVMTPNPIYISSDTPAFEALLRMTREGVHHLPVVDPDGLKGLISTTDLIRYQSAHGPYLVREILRAERIDDLKNSAARLPRLQIQLAESGATAHHIGQVVSSVTDAITQRLLVLAEQQLGPAPLAYAWVSGGSQARQEQTSYSDQDNALILADGYQSEHEAYFAALANFVCDGLDACGFYYCPGEAMASNPKWRQPLARWRSYFSTWIEKPEPMALMLSSIFFDLRLVAGDAELFDQLQQGVLEQTQKNKIFLAYMAANALQHRPPLGFFRQLVLISDGDHDNTFDIKHRGLVTIVDLARVYALSCGCTEVNTLDRLRFSAAHGALSQEGAANLIDALEFISILRIRHQAKQLKQGQAADNYLPPNELSALERGHLRDAFKVIAEMQSALDSRYQASRFY, encoded by the coding sequence ATGGAAATTGAACTCGAAGAAATCCGCGACTTCCTCGCCCAGCGTCCCCCCTTTGACCACCTGCCCGATGCCGCCCTGGACCTGCTGCTGGGCGAGATGAGCATCCGCTATCTGCGCCGCACCAGTCAGGTACCGCCAGAGGGGGACACGGGTGACTTCCTCTATCTGGTGCGCAAGGGCGCGCTGGAGGTGCACGACAGCACGGGCAAGCTGATGGAAAAGCTCGGCGAGGGGGATTACTTCATCCCCTACTGCGACAACCCGGACAGCGAACGCCTGCAGGCCAATGCCGAGGAAGACACCCTGGTCTATCTGGCCCCCTGCGATGTGCTCAAGCGCCTGCGCAGCAGCTCGCCGGAGTTTGACCACTTCTTCAGCGCCGGCACCAATGAGCGCCTGCGCCTGGCCATCCACCAGATCACCGATGATGGCGGCCTGAACAACAGCAGCCTGATGAATATCTCGGCGGCAGAGCTGTTCGAATCACGGGTGGTACAGACCAGCCCGGACAGCACCGTGCTACAGGCGGCACAGATCATGACCGAGCACGGCGTCTCCTCCCTGCTCATCACTGCCGATGACCGCCTGGTGGGCATAGTCACCGACAAGGACCTACGCCGCCGCTTTATCTGCCAGCGCCTGGCCTATGACACCCCCATTGAACAGGTAATGACCCCCAACCCGATCTATATCAGCTCAGACACCCCAGCCTTCGAGGCCCTGCTGCGCATGACCCGGGAGGGGGTGCACCACCTGCCGGTGGTGGATCCGGACGGGCTCAAGGGGCTGATCTCCACCACCGATCTGATCCGCTATCAGAGCGCCCACGGCCCCTATCTGGTGCGCGAGATCCTCCGCGCCGAGCGCATCGACGACCTGAAAAACAGTGCCGCACGCCTGCCCCGGCTGCAGATCCAACTGGCCGAAAGCGGGGCCACCGCCCATCACATCGGCCAGGTGGTATCTTCGGTCACCGACGCCATCACCCAGCGCCTGCTGGTGCTGGCGGAACAGCAACTCGGCCCAGCCCCGCTGGCCTATGCCTGGGTCAGCGGCGGCTCCCAGGCCCGTCAGGAACAGACCAGCTACTCCGATCAGGACAACGCCCTGATCCTCGCCGATGGATACCAGTCCGAGCACGAGGCCTATTTCGCCGCCCTGGCCAACTTTGTCTGCGACGGCCTGGATGCCTGTGGCTTCTACTACTGCCCCGGCGAGGCCATGGCCAGCAACCCCAAGTGGCGTCAGCCCCTGGCCCGCTGGCGCAGCTACTTCAGCACCTGGATCGAAAAGCCCGAGCCGATGGCGCTGATGCTCTCCAGCATCTTCTTCGACCTGCGCCTGGTGGCCGGCGATGCCGAACTCTTCGACCAGCTGCAACAGGGGGTACTGGAGCAGACCCAGAAGAACAAGATCTTTCTCGCCTACATGGCCGCCAACGCCCTGCAGCACCGGCCGCCCCTGGGCTTCTTCCGCCAACTGGTGCTGATCAGCGATGGCGACCACGACAACACCTTCGACATCAAGCACCGTGGCCTGGTCACCATCGTCGATCTGGCCCGGGTCTATGCCCTGTCCTGCGGCTGCACCGAGGTCAACACCCTGGACCGGCTCAGATTCAGCGCCGCCCACGGTGCCCTCAGCCAGGAGGGCGCGGCCAATCTGATCGACGCCCTGGAGTTCATCTCCATCCTGCGCATCCGTCACCAGGCCAAACAGCTCAAACAGGGCCAGGCGGCGGACAACTACCTGCCGCCCAATGAACTGTCGGCGCTGGAACGCGGCCACCTGCGCGATGCCTTCAAGGTCATCGCCGAGATGCAATCGGCGCTGGATTCGCGCTACCAGGCAAGCCGGTTCTACTGA